The Haliaeetus albicilla chromosome 9, bHalAlb1.1, whole genome shotgun sequence genomic sequence CTCCTCCAACAGACTGTGTGGGAGCTATTGCTTCATGGAGTGATCAGGCAAAGAACAATTAGTAAGCGCTGCAGtaacacagaaatgaaatgacTTGACTCTTACTAGcaagaaaatacagatattaATCATGTTCTCTCAATGGGGAGTTCTGTATTGACTTCTTTTGAAGtcaagaaagaacagaaaaatacatttatgctTTCTTACACTGGGTTCTTTTTTGAGCTGAGACTAGCTTGGTTGCACTGGCTGCAATCTTGATAGGTTTAACTTGAAAGAGGTTAGTGCTCCCAGTGTTACAGATGTTACCAGAGCGGCAAAAAAGAAACCTCTGATTGAGATCTTTATCTATATGTATGCAAAAGAATAGTTGCTGACAAAACATCTATTGCGCAGTGGTTCATATATATGAATATCAAATCACTGTACAATAGGTGTTTTGTCAGCAACTACTCTTACTTCCCCCAGAGATACTAACATTATTGAAACCATATGCAACTGAAGTGGTGTGAAAGCCAGTAGGCTGAAAAAGCCCCCAGAAGGCCTGTGTGATGGTAGGAGCACACTGATGCAGTTCTCATTGTGGTCATCCAGAACTATTTTTCACACACTGAAACCATACCAGCCTCCAAGTCTGAAGTCCAGAACAGATTTAGCTCCGAGCTGCTAACCCTACAGCCCTAACTACTGCACCATCAACATTAACCAAGATCTTTGGTATGTTGAGGGTACCTTTTTGTCTGGTAGCAACTGCTTAACAGGTAAAAGAAGCCCTGGATGCCTGAAATGTTGGGGTTTGATATGTGGAAAGGAAGCAATATGAATTCAAACCTTACTGAAAGGCTTaatccttccttccctgccagaGACCTAGTTTTCCTTGTGAAGTCcaaaagaatgaatcaaacttCCTCAACATGCAAGCCAAATTACTCTTATCAATGTAATATTGCTCTTCTTCATATATAACTAGTACAAACTATAAAGTGAGAACAACAAGAAGTATCCCAAGGAGTAGTGTCcaaactgtatttaattttgcagTAAAATCTTATCATGAACGTGAACTTGCTGTCAAACAACTGGAATGCTACAAGAATTGGGGCCAAGAGGCCATTCAGCTACAGCATGTTAGATAtttggtattttgtttttctggagtAGGACAGCACTCCGGATCTTCAGCAGTTTATTGATACTTCTGAGACTCACAGTTGTTAACAGAAGATCTGAAAAGTCTATTTACTTTCAATGGGAGGCATGGTTGTATCCAGTCTACTTCCTTAGGAGCCTCAGGGTATTCCATGTTATTTACCTATTCTTGGTCTCCTAGAACAGATAATCCCAGATTCCAGCTACGGCATATAAACCAGGCTCCATGCGGGATGCTTGTCCCTTAACTGTTTCAGAAGGGAAATAACAACCTACATGAGCTATGCTGTCCACTTCCACCTGCCCAGTACCCACATTtacaaccaaaaaaatccctgaagtGCTATTCCAAAGTATTTTGCTCTTCATATTCCATACTCCTTTGCAAAATGCACTAACACAGAGGCATACAAAGTTTGTTACTGCAACTCGTGATTTATAAAGGTTTGAGCAGTTTATATTTATACAACTCCATAACTAATTCTTTAAAGTGAGAAACTCCAAACTGAAATTTATTGCCTAAGTCCTTATCTGGGAGAAGGGCTCCTAGCATCAACCTGACAATGCACATGGCAGCAAGGCCAGCAGCAGCTGTAGGAACTAGCTTTTAAGCAGGAAATATCTCCTCTGTACGTAAGAGCCAGAAGATGTTTGAAGGTAGacaaggttttttgtttgtttcctgtccccaaaacagattttctgttttccagccttCCCGGGCCTGACAGGATTAGAAAGGTACTGAACAAAAGATGCCCACAGATAAAAAACTAGAagcatttattgctttttcttaacATTCCAGATTTTAAGCTGCCATAGGAACCATAGCAGCTGAATTATATTTCTCCAGTGAGTAAATCCCTTAAAACCAGgtaatgcttttgaaaacaggCTGTCAATTTTGCCATTAACTTATTCCCCTCTACTCCACAACACACAAATGTTCTACCCTCCTTGTATTTTTCTTACCTCTCATTTGTATTTCTTGTTGCTCCCTCTCTTTCTTGGCTTGGATGGCAAGAAGGCGCCTGCTCTTCACAGCACTTATCATATCATCAGCTTCTATTTCTACCCGGTGCTCTATTTTCATCATCtcgttttttttcttttcatttcttcccatCATATTCTCATCTTTCCCATTCTCCTTGGTTTTGGCCACCATTTCTTTTcgcttctgtttttctgctcttttcttgtcattttcttccttcaagaTAGCTAGGCGCTCCTTCCACAGCTCAGCCGACGTCTGCTGCTTTGCCTCCACGTGGTCCTGCACCGAGTACGTCATTAGAATCCGGTGGCACAGTGCTCCAAGTATCCGTAATTTCTCTTCAGGAGTCAACTCAAAGAACTCCGATGTCTCCAGTTTCTCCAAGAACTCATCTTGTACTTCATTATCCTCAAAAGCTGCCAAATCCTTGCTTTCATCTACATTATCTGAGACCTCACTTTCCTCCTGCACATCTGACTTGCGTAGGCATAGGCGAACCAACTCAGAAGCAGAATGCAAAGTAAGTGGTATTTCAGAAAGCTTCATTCCTAGCTCAGCATAATCTTCAGCAATTTCATCTTGCAGCAGGGTCTGCAAGAGAATGACCAGTACTCGGTTCAAATAAAGGAAGCCTCCCTTTTCTGCGCAAAGTGCTTCCATCAGGGAAACTGCCGTAATCGGATATTGAGCATCTGGCATCAATAACCCTGAGTAACAGCTCAGGAACTCCACCACCATAGCGACATCCCCAAAGAGTGTATTAGGAAGTCCTTCTGGAGTATCAACCAGTTTAAAAGTAGGCAAGGTTTTCCCTTTAAGATCTTGGTCCTcatatcttttctgtttttctagtttttccttcatctccttctccttccGCTCCTTTGCTCTctccttcagtttctctttcagcttctcccttttcttcttcatgtaCTCCTTTCGCTGCTCCTCTGTCATGGTGGCCCATTTCTTCCTGTGCTCTAGAAGCTCGTAGCGTTTCTGTACTAACCCTCGCAAATCCTCAGGGAGACGGGCACGATCCTCATTTGAGAGTAACCTAGCTGTTTTGGAAATGATACAGGAAAGAgcactttttttgtcttcccggtctttgttttctttgtaataaGCAATGAGATGGAGTGCTGCAGGAGGCAGATGTTTCTGGGGTTTGCTGGAAGACCTAGGGGTGCCTCCAGAACTCCTGGGAGCCCTGGACACCTTAGTGGTACCTTTAGCCATGTCCAGTAGTgtcatttgtttcattttcatcttgGGGGTCTTCAAGCCTTTCCTAGGAGACTTTGATTTCCCCGATGATTTCTGCCCATTCAGAACCCTTTTGCCTCTCTGCTTTTTGTCCAAGGATTTGTTGCTGCCCTTTCCCAGTCGGCTCCTCTTTGGAATGCGAAAGTTAGAACCGAGTTTAGCAGGTGACACAATTTTCATCACCTCTTCCAGCTCCTCTTTAGGACATTTTGAATTCTTAGAGTTTTTCACCTTCAGTGGAGAGCCAATAATAGATTTCTCCAAATGCACGTGGCACCACAGAGTAGGGCTCAGTGGCTGGCCCAGGGATGATCCATCAGTTTTGGATTTCTTAGAAGGCTTTCTGTCAGGTGATCGAGAGCTCTTCCTCTTGGTTGAGGGGTTGAGAGTCATAtactaaaattaaagaaagaatgattttatattaatatttaaaaataaataaaggttaTATAGATCCTTTTCTGTCAATTATTTTTGcctatgtttatttttaatgtatttttccagtgaACAAGGAGTACTCAATATCTTAAGGGTGACAGGCttctgcaacagctttcaataTTCTGCACTGTAGTCACTATGTTGGTTATGAAGTCATTAGCTCATTCCAGAAAGTTCACATTTAactttataaaatgaaacactacgaagaattttaaatgtttcctaCTACATTACATAAAACCATTTTGTTTCTACTTAAAAGGTTGTGGGAAGGCAGTTTGCCTGCAAAATATTGACATTAATTTCAAAAACTATTCCTCTGCTCAGAGATTTCTTACTGAGTCATGTAGGGTTCAGTCCTGGACCCCACCCAGCACACCACCCAGAGGAAAACTGAAGGAGCACAGAAGTGATGGGTGACAGGAGTTTAGAGACTGGTTTCTGAATTGCCTGAAAGTATCTAGAATGAAGGCAAGACAGGATTCAATTCTGAAATAACATGATTGAATATCTGACTGTTTTTCATCTGCTGAAATAACCTACATGACAGCATACTTTAAGCACAGAACAGTTTAACCCAGAGCCAAACAGAGACTGATTTCAGGACTATGTCAGCATCTCAAATTCAGTTTCAGGATGCACCCAGAATACTAATATATTTcaagaagtgaaaaataaaatacaagaatatAACCTTTAGGTTATGGATAAAATTACCAGAAAACAGGGGCTGAAAATTTGAGATTTCTTAGCAATTAAAATTCCAAAATtgctgtggttaagcacagcaAAAGGTGCAAGCATCtaagaagcatttctttaagAACAGACATACAAAAATGTGATCAATTTAAGACTGCCATAGGAATATTCAGATTTTCCAGCTCATGGATGTTCCCTCTTGAAGACTTTAGTTTAAAGAGCCCTCATTAGCCCATTAGAGAAATTTTTACTGAAGATTGCACAATCACCAAATCCAGTGCCTGCATAACTTCATTCTACAAAAATTGTGTTGAAATATTTGCTGAAGAGAATTACCTAAGCCAAAAGCATCCAGCAAAGATACGAATCATGATAATTACAAATTCACAAATATTAGATCTACAACTTATACTGTATGTCCAACTATCACttacacaaaattattttgtcagaACACTAATTCTGGATTAATAAATTCTGCAGGCACttctcaaaatttaaaaaaactcaaTATAAATTCAATCTCTATGCCAAGTGGGAAACAAGCTACAGAAAGTGCCACCCCTAAACATAAAGCTAAGGACTTCTGTAAGTCAAACTGAAGATTTTagagttttgtattttttcttagtATATACTAAGGGTACACCTCCATCCCTCAATGCTCTGAATAAAAGAGTTTGTACACCACCAGCAAATACTTTAATTTCCTTAAGGCAGTGATCCCAAATACTACAGCAAGGGTAAACACAGCTGAAATATGAAgaacttatttttccttttaagcaaATTTACAAGTGTTCAGAAGAGACCATAGAAGCTTGCTAGAATGAGGTGTTCTCCTcctactgaagaaaaaagggatatagcaaatatttctcttctaGTTTTAGAACAATGCTTGACAAAGACGGAATCCATGAAAAAAGCGAGTTTATTAAATGAACAAAATAGTGCTTTCTACATCCAAAGATGAATTTTAAACCAGCAGATTTCATGATATGACATTTACTCAGTTACCAGTGTATTTGGCTGGTCATTACAAAgggctaggaaaaaaaaaaaaaaacatccctGCTACTCAGAGTATTCGGTACAAAATTTGTTGTATCTGCCATCACTCAATCAAGCACCATACAAGAACCAAGAATCATGAAGTCAAACACATCTGTGgtgggctgaccctggctggacgccaggtacccaccaaagctgttctatcactccccctcctcagctggacaggggagagaaaatataacaaagagcttgtgggttgagataaggacaggagagatcactcaccaattaccgtcatgggcgaaacagactcagcctggggaaaattaactcaatttattacaaatcaaccagactagggtaatgagaaataaaaccaaatctcaaaacaccttccctccacccctcccttcttcccaggcacaacttcactcctggattctctaccaaccccccctcagcggcacagggggatggggaatggggtttacggtcagttcatcacacgttattttctgccgcttcatcctcctcaggggcaggactcatcacactcttcccctgctccagtgtggggtccctcccacgggagacagtcctccacaaacttctccaatgtgggtccttcccacgggctgcagttcttcacaaactgctccagcatgggtcctttccacggtgtgcagtccttcaggagcacactgttCCAGCAcgggtcccccacggggtcacaagtcctgcgagaaaacctgctccatgggctcctctccacagatccgcaggtcctgccaggagcctgctccagcgcgggcttcccacggggtcacagcctccttcaggaacccacctgctccagcgtggggtcctccacaggctgcaggtgggtaactgctccaccgtggacctccctgggctgcagggggacagcctgcctcaccatggtcttcatcacgggctgcaggagaatctctgctctggcacctggagcatctcctccccctccttcttcactgaccttggcgTCTACAGGGCTGTtcctcttacatgttctcactcctctctccagctgctgtttctgtctgtcccaacctttcttccttcttaaaaatgttatcacagaggcgttaccactatcgctgattggctcggccttggccagcagcgggtccgtctcagagccagctggtattggctctgtcggacacaggggaagcttccagcaacttcttacagaagccacccctgtaacccccccgctaccaaaaccttgccacacaaagccaatacaacgTCCAACTCTTGCATTGTAACCATGAAAAAGGCCCAATAACTGACACTACCAGGCAAGGACTATAGCTCTTCCATCTGTCTTACACCAGGAAATCATGTCTCTAATCGTAGACAAGTAATGCAAACTATTGGAAAAATCAAGAAAAGGTAGTTACACCTCAAATTTTCAAAGTAGACCACTGTTTCAGACATTCAAGCTGTGTCACCTCTCAAAGGGTCAATCTTCAAAAGAGTGGGCCTTCCTGCTCTGCATCTAAGTTGATGTAAGCTTGGGAGCACCAAAATCCAACTGGCACACTGAAGTCTCTACCAATACTGTTTAAGGGTGGGGAATGGgtgagaaagcagaggaggTACTTTTAGGAATTCTTACCTTATGTGGGTCAAGCAAGAAGTCACTAAATTTACTGGGGAGAGAGTATTTCTTCACTAACTCATCCTCCACTACCCACGGGGCATTCTCACATGTGCCGGCCCGTAGTGCGTTGTGACGGATGAAGTACCTCAGGATCTCCTTGTTGGGAGGACGCTCTGTACGGACTAAGCTATCTGCTGGTACGTTGCTGATGATCTTGGAGATAACAAACAGACAAACTGTTAACATTTAACTTCTAACCACATTACAAATACATACCATATGGCTAAAAGGAGCAAGGACAATTGTACTGCTTCATGTCCACAAACTCTTCACTTTTTCAAAGCTCTCTTGCAAagactcaaaacaaacaaaacagaacttgCAGAACCAAGATGCACAATAGAGATTGGCAGGAGATTCAGTTAgccaaaaaagtaaaaaacgTCACTTTATGTTGCAGATTTCTTGCCAAAGCCCACCACTTCATCTCTGACCTTCCTCCAGCTTTTGCTTACTACTAATTTCAAAGCTTTTACAtattaatgtttattttgttttgatttttttcctgagaccAGAGGAGTAACTCTGCAAGTGGTACTCATTAAATTGAGGTCAGCACTGCCTCTCTCGGCAAATTAGCAAAGAGATGACAAAAAGCAcgcagcagtgctgcagctaCACAGAGCTTCTCGAAGCACAGCTACGTACGACACGACTGTCAGAGAAGCTCAGTTAGAACAAAAGCAGCAACTGCCGCTCATGATTTAACTAGTCTACCTCTGACCAAGTTTCATTAACTGCCTGACCAGAGATTAACAAGTTAACAGCAACCTCTCTAAAGCTACCATAGCACTGTGACTCAGCGTGTGGTACCAGGGAATTGTCAGGTGTCTCCATGCACAAAACCCAATTATGTAACAGCCAGGCTAGCCAGCCTCACAGACAACTACAGCCATCCTGCTTCCAATACCATGACCCCGGCATAAAGTACTACATTGGGCTGTATAGACACGCCAATAGTGATTATTTAATTAAACTTGCATATTCATGTTATAACAGAAAGGATTCAAATGGGCAACTCACCttatcttcatttttcagcttGACATCATATTTGTGTGGCAGGAATTTAGGTGGAACccacttcctttcttccttcttcaaagAAGTGGGAAGCTTCCGAGGAGACCTACGTGCTCGATCGTCTGATAAAACAAGGTAAGACATTAAGTGTCTTAGTATTAgagtccaaaaaaaaaaagttaaagaatCCAGATCATTGCTGGACTGGGCACCCCACCCCTTGCTATCTATACGGTGTTTGGTTAAACTAGAACATCAGGATAAAATCCCAAATCAGGTTTTAGAAATATCCTGAAGATGCAGGTTGGGAACGGAGTGCCTAAATAGCTCTGAAGTAGGAGGTAACACCTATCTTCAAGGAGTATAAAGGACGACTTGCAGTATTTAAACCCATTTCTCTACAGATGGTAAGCTGCAACTACCTGTGCAAAGGGAGAAAATGCCTGTAAAATTCATAAAGGGGGGACAGGTTTCATAACCTAGCCAGTAACCTGCTTAGGGAGCTCCTGCCAAGAGCCCTAGCTGTCTCTGCCATGCcatatttgaaataattctaCTGCAGGAATTACCAACTTTAAAttaaagtaacttttaaaatcatataACTTTGGTGGCCATTAAGCGTTTTATAGTTACAAGCCCTATGTCTATGGGCTAGTTTATCTGGAGATTTTAAGCATACTTATACAACCAGTCTTTTTACTCTCAAAAGAGATGTAACTGAAAGAGTACAAAGGCATCACATCTTCTTGCCAGCTGGTGTTGAGTCTATTATTTCTATATTCAGGATGCAAATGTTAATCATTTAAGACAAAATCCAAGCTTACTGAAGAAAGCGATCCCCAAATGTTTTTATGTCTGTGGCTATGACTCAAAGAAAGCACTAAAGCAAGCATGATAGATGAGAATAATTATCTACTAAGTATATGCAGAATACAAGTAGATACTAGACCCAAGTCAGACTTTTAAATATAGATATCTATCACTGTCACATTGTAAGCCCTATAGCATTTAAGCTTCAGCAGCATTATACCCTACATGGCATAAAGCCAAGTTCTGCCCCCCTGCCTTCCAAATCAGTCACCTTGGTTAGGGAACAGATCACAGATGCTACAGGCTCACTGCACCATATACATAAATGTGCAGCTACTTCCCACATTAGTGCTACATTTCAGATAATGCAATGTAGAATCCTCTGCTCCAAGCATCACTCATTATAGaagctttccttaaaaataaaccccCCTGAATTTCGTAACAGTGGTACTATGTGTGAAAGCAAACTAATCCTCTCACCGCAGGTCAGGCTGAGACATAACTTTTGCCTGCTTTGGTTCaacatttgtattaaaaaaatcttggtaGGTTCACAAATACTGAACCACGTTTTTCTGCTCAGCAGCACAATGGAAGTCGCGTACAAGACACTTCAAGCTCTGTAAAAGATCTGCTTTCAGAGATCAGTGTATTTTAAGTGGCTGAATGTTATCTTTGCTGGATGTGCGTAACACACACAGCAAGttatatataaagaaataacAATGTGTTGCTTAGTCCTGGCTCTGCCTTTGAAGGACTCTGTTAGGTTGCTGCTTCTGCAACAGGCCTGTAAGTGACCTCTCCTTTTGTGATTTACTTTCTAGATTCTAAAACTAGGGATGACTACATTGGATTCCATCTAACAGCACCTGGATGCTGGGGTTGGGGAAGAAGAAATCACTGTACATTCCTGCCTAAAGTTATTTTACAAAAAGCATACTTCATTTGTTATTGTATtgtactgaaataaaacttACATTCACTACACTACTGGAACCTCTTAAAGGATCCATAGGCTGTTGTCTCCTTGTATTCACCACTTATTTTGGATTTTCGAAAGCATTATTAGGTCCAAGTACAGCTCAAGCTGCAGAACCTGCCTTCAGTAGTCCACCATccattttcaggaaaaactaGCCTTTCCTCTCACTTCTGCAGATTTTCCAGAGTTCACTTCCTCAGCAACTAAAAATACAAAGCCACTTCAGACTGCACGTATGATGCAATAAAGCTGGTATAAAGCCTTATTTACAGCTTCTGAAGCACAGTAGACTCCTAAACAGAGACTGAAGCTCTCTTCCTCTGCCCCTTATTTCCTCCAACAAAATCAGCAAGTTTGACCCAAATATTAGTAAAAATGCTAAGGTTAACTCTGCCCCCTCGTGTGTGCACAGAAAGATACAGCTCTTACGTCACACAGTTATGCAGAGCCTGTTATGGCTTCTAAATGCCCACTCTTGCGTAGTGACCTCAACCCATCTTACTAGTGGTCAAGTATGCAAATTATTAGAATGAAAAAGTCAAAGTAACTGTGGCTAGATACCTCCAGCTACTGTACACAGCCTCCTGCAGATGCAATTCAGGGCCTGAACCCACTAAATGAAAGCAAGTCTTTACTACTTCTGTAGTATGTTGTATAAATGTAACAAATGGTACGTAGTTCTTTTAATGGACTCTGGAATATAGATTCAGTAATGAGTTTACTGTGAACTCATGTTCTATTATAACACAGAATATAAAATCATTAGCAATAAAATATCCTTTTAATAAATGCATATGCACAAGGAGAAGAGTTAAAAAGAATGAGTGCTTACTGCTTTTACTGATTACATTATGACTCTGCTAGCATCCTTTGAAGTTCATCTTTTACAGAAAGGGTAGGACAGTCCCAGTTTATAGAGGCAACTAAACACAAGCCAGATAATCAGCAGAGTCAGACTGAAAAAGACTCAGGAATCCCCATTCCTGCAGTATTCTTCCAATCTCTGAGCACTATACTGGCAGTGTCAGTAAGAGCACAGCTGAACACAGATGGTTAGAATACTGCACACCACTGAACAAAATATCATGGTAGACTTTAACACCCAAGCCcaaaaatgctgctgtaaaTTTAGGCAGTGAGCATCTTTAAAGTAAAAGCTACTTCCTATGCCTTTTACAAGGTAGCTTGAGGGAACTACCactcaaaaaaaattttttttttaaaaaagcatccATTAGTCCCTCTCTAAGCACTATTACTGTTTCAAAGGACAAGTATAAGGCCAGACTGTttctgcaaaactttttttttttttcttcctggttaTACAGAGCATTGCAATGAAATCAAAACAGCTCATAAATTTTTCCAGTACCAATCAGAAACAGTTCACAATTATTAAGCTTGGGTCTACAGCTTGGTAGAACTTGTTTTCCACTCCTGACTTTGCTGTTAGTGGGCTGTTTTCTGAGTTTCCTCTTCTCCATATTAGAGGAGGTTATATACACCTTCCCCAGGTTTTGGAGTGACTATTAACAAATGTgaattttattacatttatgtgcatttaaaattaagctATCCAGATTAGAGCTATGCtgtggggttgttttggttttggttttttgttttaaaacactttttgaaATCTCTTTTAAAGACTCTTATAATTCCATTTTTAAGAAGTTACACAGGacatgaaactttttttttcctctttcaacaGTACCTTCTCAGAGTCAAGAAAAGCCTTGGACATCCACTGTTTAGCTCTGCAGCAAGGAGGAACAGATATGAAAGTGGGGAACAATGTTTCAAAGCATGCTTTATTTTGAAcccttagaaaaaaattaatatgcatttttctgcatGAATTTTGTCTCAGCATTTGAAAATTGGAAAGGGgataaaccaaaataaaaaaacaaactcatttTTAATGTCAGCTGGGGACATGAGAGAGAATGACTGCAGAACAGGCTTTAGAACTAGAGATGTTTGTTCTGAGGATGAACATCACAGCAGAACTTTATGATTCTGCATGAACTTTTTCTGttccccttcccccacccccccttttttttttaaatacacttgTTATACTTTCAAAGCTTATACATTTCATGTATAGTTTTCAGTATTACACCTTAGAATGACAgcacattttctgctttaaaacagGCAAGAACAGTTGAAAGCCAACAGCACTGATGTCACCAAAGCTGCACCACTAACAATAACAGTTTCAGGATTTTCATTACATAACACTGTTTAAACATCACATATAACGTTCACAGCCCAGGCCCAAGATGTACATAAATTCAAATACTCACTTCCAGGTGCTACCTACTGGCATGCTGTCTTACTACTTACTCATACTTTCCCTCCTGCTGTCATCCTCTTTCAGGATAGCTTCCTTCTGGTTGTCCTGGGCTGCCTGGCTGGAGTTCTCCTTGTCACTGGATGGGGAATCACAGGCTCCGTCCgatttcttttctgaagcctCTTCATCAACCTTCTCCAGGGGATGTATTTTCACAACTTTCACAGGCAACATTTTCTCCTTACCAACCTGCACAGAAATATTGATGGAAACTGAACCTGAGCAAGACACATGAGCTAATGAGCTTTAACAttacaaggaaggaaaaaaagcagctaagaTGACCTAATTTGGCAAAACACCTAACTGATATCCACCTTGAGAGAAGCCCATGATCCCTCTCATGAAACAATTACAGGATTTAATTCTACTACTCCTACCTGGAAGTTCTGTACAAATTGCTAAGAGAGAACTGccaacccacaagtttttccAAGTGTTTAATAATCCTGCTTTCTCAGCCTAAGGAAAGAGTGTGTGTACAAGGTGCAAGCATGTTCTTCTCAGCAGCCCCAGTTGAGAGAATACATCCTAAACAGGTTGCTAACAGAGAATGTTTTATaactttctgttatttttaacaagtttGAGATTTTCCCATTATTCCCAGTTTTGAAGGGAATTTTCTAATCACTAGAGCATCGATAGAGATTTGTAAGCAGTTGACTTCCAGCTACCTTAGTTTAAGACTACTACTCCTTCTGGGAACATGGTAGGTGAAAAGACTAcagcagattttaatttttaacgtattttaattaaaacatgtatttttatatatacttaAGTATATACACAGGCCATCATATATTTAAGCAGTATAACAAATATATCTGTATTCCCCCCTCCCCGATCAGTCATTTTTCTCTTGCCATCAGTATGGGTCATCCACATGCATCTGCTTATGGAACCATTTTGCATTCAAAAGCAGGTGTTGCCACTGGGAttctacagaaaagaaattctgacCATCTTTCTGATAATGTAAGTGGCTAACATATTCTTCTCATCTCCTGCCTTTAGATATCCAAAATTAGCTCTGGgacaaaatgcaaagcagataCTTACCTCAAAGTCACACTCTTCTCC encodes the following:
- the BAZ1B gene encoding tyrosine-protein kinase BAZ1B isoform X5, giving the protein MTKFAVGEECDFEVGKEKMLPVKVVKIHPLEKVDEEASEKKSDGACDSPSSDKENSSQAAQDNQKEAILKEDDSRRESMNDRARRSPRKLPTSLKKEERKWVPPKFLPHKYDVKLKNEDKIISNVPADSLVRTERPPNKEILRYFIRHNALRAGTCENAPWVVEDELVKKYSLPSKFSDFLLDPHKYMTLNPSTKRKSSRSPDRKPSKKSKTDGSSLGQPLSPTLWCHVHLEKSIIGSPLKVKNSKNSKCPKEELEEVMKIVSPAKLGSNFRIPKRSRLGKGSNKSLDKKQRGKRVLNGQKSSGKSKSPRKGLKTPKMKMKQMTLLDMAKGTTKVSRAPRSSGGTPRSSSKPQKHLPPAALHLIAYYKENKDREDKKSALSCIISKTARLLSNEDRARLPEDLRGLVQKRYELLEHRKKWATMTEEQRKEYMKKKREKLKEKLKERAKERKEKEMKEKLEKQKRYEDQDLKGKTLPTFKLVDTPEGLPNTLFGDVAMVVEFLSCYSGLLMPDAQYPITAVSLMEALCAEKGGFLYLNRVLVILLQTLLQDEIAEDYAELGMKLSEIPLTLHSASELVRLCLRKSDVQEESEVSDNVDESKDLAAFEDNEVQDEFLEKLETSEFFELTPEEKLRILGALCHRILMTYSVQDHVEAKQQTSAELWKERLAILKEENDKKRAEKQKRKEMVAKTKENGKDENMMGRNEKKKNEMMKIEHRVEIEADDMISAVKSRRLLAIQAKKEREQQEIQMRVRMEKEAEEERIRKHKAAAEKTFQDGIAKAKLVMRRTPVGTDRNHNRYWLFSDEVPGLFIEKGWVHDSIDYRFILPHQKKEDFKKDYSSGDKRRSTGTDGRVSKLHRSVHAADLPTETTAPKQGQNLWFLCDSQKDLDELLDCLHPQGVRESQLKERLEKRYQDITHSIHLARKQNLGLKSCDGNQELLNYLRSDLIEVATRLQKGGLGYVDVTPEYEARVYSLESLKDFGECVIALQAGVVKKFLQGFMAPKQKRRKHQGEDYTAKAEEIDEDKKMAEEAKVASAMEKWKTAIREAQTFSRMHVLLGMLDACIKWDMSAENARCKVCRKKGEDDKLILCDECNKAFHLFCLRPALYEIPDGEWQCPACQPSTARRSSRGRNYAEDSAEDEGEESEEASDEPDAEEEEEEEEDYEVAGLKSHGLYVSVRPRKAARGKQSTAMYSSRQGRHQRKKQSLHPARGPRQRAAPVNGADIDELVLQTKKTARRQNLELQKCEEILSKLIKYRFSWPFREPVTTEEAEDYFEVISNPMDFQTMQSKCSCGNYRSVQEFLSDIKQVFSNAERYNQNGSHVLSCLEKTEQCLIDMVHKHLPGHTYARRKRKKLSARCQGLEEQEGDSIRFSSGLSMAAETRQVSSHFPLPLCPASAPCPTE